The following are from one region of the Treponema denticola genome:
- a CDS encoding ABC transporter ATP-binding protein, whose translation MESKERGIIKNCLYMLKNILKTDKILFSLMVLYIPVFVFSPLASAYLPRAVIESIQNKAGISVFIQNFLIIAFIVAALKALETFLNARFNCRGSYRRIELMAELYKKMWTMSYKNIASQEGILNLEKARDMIDNDYSISQQFPKKISSLIVSIVGIFFFGSLIASINPILIGLIFISGTVSYFYGKYEIKKNKEINEVLKKEHHKMRYLTQRACDYKFAKDIKLYKIETWIVQAYKSSLKIINKCYGKIKTVNFIGATILALFIFLRDGLAYIYLTGMVLNKEIGIGEFIFLFSIIKTFSGWLLGIISQITLLKRESLNIDYYRDFCEIDDGLTKGKGIPLPKKFDIELKNVSFKYGESERYIFKDLNLRIEDKEKLAIVGVNGAGKTTLTCLIMNLLQPTEGEVLLNGKNINEYNIDEYYSLFSTVFQDMYVLPDTIKNLVTAGNKKFNQDDFDSALKQSGLQKIIENLNEKENTYLVKGVWPNAIDLSGGQEQRLMLARALYKNGPISILDEPTAALDPIAESQIYSEYNNMTKDKTSIFISHRLASTRFCDRIILIENGKIIEEGSHSELIKQNGEYKKMFDIQSSYYQDNKHKGGK comes from the coding sequence ATGGAGTCAAAAGAAAGAGGGATTATAAAAAACTGCCTTTATATGCTAAAAAACATTCTTAAAACCGATAAGATTCTTTTTAGTCTAATGGTTTTGTACATACCTGTCTTTGTTTTTTCGCCTCTTGCAAGTGCCTACTTGCCGAGGGCGGTAATAGAATCGATTCAAAATAAGGCAGGAATTTCCGTCTTTATTCAAAATTTTTTAATTATAGCCTTTATTGTAGCAGCCTTAAAAGCTCTTGAAACCTTCCTCAATGCAAGGTTTAATTGCCGCGGATCTTACCGGAGAATAGAGCTTATGGCAGAGCTTTACAAAAAAATGTGGACAATGTCATATAAAAATATTGCTTCACAAGAAGGAATTTTAAATTTGGAAAAAGCAAGAGATATGATAGATAATGATTACTCAATAAGTCAGCAATTCCCAAAGAAAATAAGCAGCCTTATTGTAAGTATTGTCGGCATCTTCTTTTTCGGAAGCCTTATTGCTTCTATTAATCCCATTCTTATCGGATTAATTTTTATATCGGGAACAGTAAGTTATTTTTACGGAAAATATGAGATAAAAAAGAATAAAGAAATAAATGAAGTCTTAAAAAAAGAACATCATAAGATGAGGTATCTTACGCAAAGGGCCTGTGATTATAAATTTGCTAAAGATATAAAACTCTACAAGATAGAAACTTGGATAGTGCAAGCATATAAGAGTTCTTTAAAAATAATAAACAAATGTTACGGAAAAATAAAAACCGTAAATTTTATCGGTGCCACTATATTGGCTCTCTTTATATTTTTAAGAGACGGCCTTGCCTATATTTATTTAACCGGAATGGTTTTAAACAAAGAAATCGGCATAGGAGAATTTATCTTTTTATTTTCTATTATAAAAACATTTTCAGGCTGGTTATTGGGAATTATTTCGCAGATTACTCTCTTAAAAAGAGAAAGTTTAAACATAGACTATTACCGCGATTTTTGCGAGATTGATGACGGATTAACCAAAGGTAAAGGCATCCCTCTTCCTAAAAAATTCGATATAGAGTTAAAAAATGTTTCTTTTAAATATGGCGAATCTGAGAGATATATTTTTAAAGATTTAAATTTACGCATAGAAGATAAAGAAAAACTTGCAATAGTCGGAGTAAATGGAGCCGGAAAAACTACCCTAACCTGTTTGATAATGAATCTTCTTCAACCCACTGAAGGCGAAGTTTTATTAAACGGAAAAAATATAAACGAATACAATATTGATGAATACTATTCTTTATTTTCAACTGTTTTTCAAGATATGTATGTTTTACCCGATACTATTAAAAATCTGGTTACCGCAGGAAATAAAAAATTTAACCAAGATGACTTTGATTCTGCCCTAAAACAATCAGGCTTACAAAAAATTATTGAGAACTTAAACGAAAAGGAAAACACCTATCTTGTAAAAGGAGTTTGGCCTAATGCGATAGACCTTTCAGGCGGACAAGAACAGCGTCTTATGCTTGCAAGAGCTCTATATAAAAACGGACCTATTTCTATTTTAGATGAACCTACAGCTGCTCTTGATCCTATAGCGGAAAGTCAAATTTATTCCGAGTATAATAATATGACAAAAGATAAAACTTCTATATTTATTTCGCATAGACTAGCATCAACCCGTTTTTGTGATAGGATTATCTTAATCGAAAACGGTAAAATAATAGAAGAAGGAAGTCATTCGGAGTTGATAAAACAAAACGGAGAATATAAAAAAATGTTCGATATACAAAGTTCATACTATCAAGACAATAAACACAAGGGAGGGAAATAA
- a CDS encoding ABC transporter ATP-binding protein, giving the protein MKKRGVLRNWGYLLKNIAETDKLLFLLIFACVPIAILMPYLQAFLPRAVIEGLQNKTELQSYLLKILLIAMALAVTVLLEQTVKWLLEMKGQRQRGRFSKELSKHAIKVDYEKMAAVSFAQSFDLSIGAIAGDIAITGQSANITANFLTSLLGIIAFAPLIITIQPILILIIFISFLTNYFYGIFLTNYDEKITEQNKGVNRKLHYIAYKSINYKYAKDIRLYKMSDWFFKSYQTYNNERRRWERKLSGKRFLGDLIAGLFVFVRDGLAYFYLITQIFTGKIGIAQFVFLFPIITSFSDWLISLSTQITELRTGSLKLDYLRNFFDTCNDNRKSKGAPLPVSFNIELKNVSYKYPESDKLILKDINLNIKQNEKIAIVGVNGAGKTTLINLIMNLFFPTQGDVFIGGKNTKDYSQDELLPIFGAVFQETFIPPETIKNIICASSDSHDETKFQKAVKDSGFEKTILELPQKENTYLVKSTRKEAVDLSGGQNQRLMLARVLYRDAPILILDEPTAALDPIAESEIYEHYNKMTQNKTSIFISHRLASTRFCDRIILIEDGKIIEEGTHESLMAKGGKYAEMFNIQSTYYTGK; this is encoded by the coding sequence ATGAAAAAACGAGGTGTTTTACGGAATTGGGGCTATCTATTAAAAAACATAGCCGAAACCGACAAGCTATTATTTTTACTTATATTTGCCTGTGTACCGATTGCAATACTTATGCCTTACCTGCAAGCTTTTTTACCGAGGGCTGTAATCGAGGGTTTACAAAATAAAACGGAGCTTCAATCCTATCTGCTAAAAATTCTTTTAATAGCAATGGCTCTTGCCGTTACAGTGCTTTTAGAACAAACCGTAAAATGGCTGCTCGAAATGAAGGGACAAAGGCAAAGAGGAAGATTTTCAAAAGAGCTAAGTAAACACGCAATAAAGGTTGATTATGAAAAAATGGCAGCAGTTTCCTTTGCTCAAAGCTTCGACCTTTCAATAGGAGCAATTGCCGGAGATATAGCTATTACAGGACAGTCTGCAAATATAACCGCAAATTTTTTAACAAGTCTTTTAGGTATAATTGCATTTGCCCCATTAATCATCACTATACAGCCGATTTTAATTTTAATCATCTTTATTTCATTTTTGACAAATTATTTTTATGGAATTTTTCTAACAAATTATGATGAAAAGATAACCGAACAAAATAAGGGAGTAAACCGTAAGCTGCACTACATTGCTTATAAGAGTATCAATTATAAATATGCAAAAGATATAAGACTATATAAAATGTCCGATTGGTTTTTTAAAAGCTATCAAACCTACAACAACGAAAGAAGAAGATGGGAGCGTAAATTAAGCGGCAAGCGTTTTTTAGGGGACTTAATCGCAGGCCTTTTTGTATTTGTCAGAGACGGTCTTGCCTATTTTTATCTTATTACTCAAATATTTACAGGAAAAATCGGAATAGCTCAATTTGTCTTCTTGTTCCCTATTATTACAAGTTTTTCGGATTGGCTTATTTCCCTTTCTACTCAAATAACCGAATTGCGTACAGGCAGTTTAAAACTGGATTATCTTCGCAATTTTTTTGACACATGTAATGATAACCGTAAAAGCAAGGGCGCCCCGCTGCCGGTTTCTTTTAATATAGAATTAAAAAATGTTTCTTATAAATATCCCGAATCGGATAAGCTTATTTTAAAAGATATTAACTTGAATATTAAACAAAACGAAAAAATTGCCATAGTCGGAGTAAACGGTGCAGGAAAAACAACCCTCATCAATTTGATTATGAATTTATTTTTCCCGACTCAAGGAGATGTTTTTATAGGAGGGAAAAACACAAAGGACTATTCCCAAGATGAACTCCTTCCGATTTTTGGAGCGGTTTTTCAAGAAACATTTATACCTCCTGAAACAATTAAGAATATCATATGTGCGTCTTCCGATTCACATGACGAAACGAAGTTTCAAAAAGCCGTAAAAGATTCCGGCTTTGAAAAAACTATTTTAGAACTTCCTCAAAAAGAAAATACTTATTTGGTAAAAAGCACAAGAAAAGAAGCCGTCGATTTATCGGGAGGACAAAACCAGCGGTTAATGCTTGCAAGAGTTTTATATAGAGATGCCCCAATCCTTATTTTGGATGAGCCTACTGCAGCCCTAGACCCGATAGCCGAAAGTGAAATATACGAGCATTACAATAAAATGACTCAAAACAAAACTTCAATCTTTATTTCGCACAGACTGGCTTCTACAAGATTTTGTGATAGGATTATTTTAATAGAAGACGGAAAGATTATCGAAGAGGGAACCCATGAAAGCCTTATGGCTAAGGGCGGCAAGTATGCCGAAATGTTTAATATACAGTCAACATATTATACGGGAAAATAA
- the atcS gene encoding histidine kinase AtcS translates to MFIFILVLSSILLLFILLYFLIRRAVNKRFNDFENGLINKYYEDVDSIYKKMRGWRHDFHNHIQVMKAYLEFKNYDELESYLNNLTDDLIKVDSVIKTGNLMSDAILNTKAAIALSHDIKLNIKASIPQNIALSDLELCVIIGNLFDNAIEGALSLKEKEKRFIRVYIRKLNDNLYISFTNSCEGLRKKTQGKFLTTKEGKDHGFGSGRIDAIVKKYSAFINRQSEEGAFAVELMFPLLLGSNPQF, encoded by the coding sequence ATGTTCATTTTTATACTTGTTTTAAGCTCAATCCTTCTGCTGTTTATACTTCTGTACTTTTTAATTAGAAGAGCCGTCAATAAGCGTTTTAATGATTTTGAAAACGGCCTTATCAATAAATATTACGAGGATGTAGATTCCATCTATAAAAAAATGCGCGGCTGGCGGCACGACTTTCATAATCATATTCAAGTTATGAAGGCTTATCTTGAATTTAAAAACTATGATGAACTTGAAAGCTATTTAAACAATCTAACCGATGACTTGATTAAGGTAGACAGTGTAATCAAAACCGGAAACTTGATGAGCGATGCAATCTTAAATACAAAGGCAGCTATCGCTCTTTCTCATGATATAAAACTAAACATAAAAGCCTCCATTCCTCAAAACATAGCCTTAAGCGACCTTGAACTTTGCGTAATAATAGGAAACCTTTTTGACAATGCCATTGAAGGTGCTTTAAGTCTAAAAGAAAAAGAGAAAAGATTTATAAGGGTGTACATAAGAAAATTAAATGACAACCTCTATATCTCGTTTACAAATTCTTGCGAAGGCCTCCGCAAAAAGACCCAAGGAAAATTTCTTACAACAAAAGAAGGTAAAGATCACGGCTTCGGCTCAGGCCGCATCGATGCTATAGTAAAAAAATATTCTGCCTTTATAAACCGCCAAAGCGAAGAAGGCGCCTTCGCCGTCGAACTCATGTTTCCGCTTCTCTTGGGCAGCAACCCGCAGTTTTGA
- a CDS encoding ABC transporter ATP-binding protein, with amino-acid sequence MLLEKKGHTTKEIISTFFKSIKFLNTLDKGLCFNYALIGIVTGLRPFVNIYMLKKIINALSQGLPKEHLFLLAGISIAINLLLFLCEKFIGHNSYFRMENLTQLRNMEIAKKNTTMDYEFIEDAELQIEMEKMYNMDYNGGFGLFSQLMNIHNLSQNIVLFIIGLILSIPMYTSYAPILGIPLWIQNSIFTFFIILISILSIRINKRALEKRDTFMKNNLFEEMRPYSYAVSLAPEYKIGKDIRLYNKKLYNEYFTSSKDFQIKIVNAFLRFSLFPQLAQIFFNMFSLGLIYIFVGIKAYYGAIQIGDIIQYSGAVTQFVFAVAGLTRAYNQVAANCDFFDLCLGYINLKETKYKGSLPIEKRDDNEYDFEFKNVSFKYPQSEKYALKNVNLKFKIGKKLAIVGMNGSGKTTLVKLLTRLYDPSEGEILLNGIDIKKFDYDEYLDIFSVVFQDFNLFALNIAQNVASSTDYDKAKVEEALNLSGFSDSLKKMPKGIETYLYNDFEKGGIEISGGEAQKIAMARAIYKDSPFIILDEPTAALDPISEFEIYSKFDTIIGNKTAVYISHRLSSCKFCDEIAVFDEGKLVQHGSHDALLQNKEGKYHELWNAQAQYYKEEEIEKLLR; translated from the coding sequence ATGTTATTGGAAAAAAAGGGTCATACAACAAAAGAAATTATTTCTACATTTTTTAAGTCGATTAAGTTTTTAAATACTTTGGATAAGGGGCTTTGCTTTAATTATGCATTGATAGGTATCGTAACAGGCTTGCGTCCCTTTGTGAATATCTACATGCTTAAAAAGATTATAAACGCTCTCTCACAAGGTTTACCTAAAGAGCACTTATTTTTGCTTGCAGGGATAAGCATTGCAATAAATTTATTATTATTTTTATGCGAAAAATTTATAGGGCACAATTCCTATTTTAGAATGGAAAATTTAACGCAGCTTCGAAATATGGAAATAGCAAAAAAGAATACCACAATGGATTATGAATTTATCGAAGATGCCGAACTCCAAATCGAAATGGAAAAAATGTATAATATGGATTATAACGGAGGCTTCGGCTTATTTTCACAGCTTATGAATATTCATAATCTTAGCCAAAATATTGTGTTGTTTATCATCGGCTTAATTCTTTCAATTCCAATGTATACATCTTATGCTCCGATTTTAGGAATACCTTTATGGATTCAAAACAGTATTTTTACTTTCTTTATTATTTTGATATCCATTTTAAGTATAAGAATAAATAAAAGAGCTTTGGAAAAAAGAGATACATTTATGAAAAACAATCTCTTTGAAGAAATGAGACCTTACAGTTATGCCGTAAGTCTTGCTCCGGAATACAAAATAGGAAAAGATATCCGGCTGTACAACAAAAAACTATATAACGAATATTTTACCAGTTCAAAAGATTTTCAAATAAAAATAGTAAACGCATTTTTAAGATTCAGCCTTTTTCCACAGCTTGCTCAAATCTTTTTTAACATGTTCAGTTTAGGTTTAATCTATATCTTTGTGGGAATAAAGGCCTATTACGGAGCCATTCAGATAGGAGATATAATTCAATATTCGGGAGCCGTTACTCAATTTGTTTTTGCGGTTGCAGGTCTTACAAGAGCTTATAATCAAGTTGCAGCAAACTGTGATTTCTTCGATCTTTGTTTAGGCTATATCAACTTAAAAGAAACAAAATACAAGGGAAGTCTTCCTATCGAAAAACGGGATGACAACGAATACGATTTTGAATTTAAAAATGTAAGTTTTAAATATCCTCAAAGCGAAAAATATGCATTAAAAAACGTCAACTTAAAATTCAAGATAGGAAAAAAGCTTGCCATAGTCGGCATGAACGGCAGCGGTAAAACAACTCTGGTAAAATTATTAACCCGCCTCTATGATCCGAGTGAGGGAGAGATTTTACTTAACGGTATCGATATTAAAAAATTCGATTACGATGAATATCTGGATATTTTTTCGGTTGTCTTCCAAGATTTTAACCTTTTTGCTTTAAATATTGCCCAAAATGTAGCCTCTTCAACAGACTACGATAAAGCAAAAGTAGAAGAAGCCTTAAACCTTTCAGGCTTTTCCGATTCGCTTAAAAAAATGCCTAAGGGCATCGAAACATACCTCTACAATGATTTTGAAAAGGGCGGAATCGAAATATCGGGCGGTGAAGCTCAAAAGATTGCTATGGCAAGGGCTATTTACAAGGACTCTCCTTTTATAATACTCGATGAGCCGACCGCCGCCCTTGACCCTATTTCCGAATTTGAAATTTATTCAAAGTTTGATACAATTATAGGAAACAAAACAGCCGTTTACATTTCGCACCGGCTTTCTTCATGTAAATTCTGCGATGAGATTGCCGTCTTTGATGAGGGCAA
- the atcR gene encoding response regulator transcription factor AtcR — protein MLRIAVIEDNEVQSRLIKDYANEWANKNSLLPEIKLFSSGEQFWFEFEELSDIDIILLDIQMSRISGIELAKKIRKTKSDAVIIFITGIPDYMQEGYDVEALHYLLKPVKKEKLFDCLDRALKKQDKVKEENFVFSCEGRLTTLKQSEIVFIESISHNLKIKTLKSEYITRMNLSEAEEKLNSKLFVKTHRAFIANLMHIRQLQKDKAVLADNTLIPISRREYKNVNTLFIGFFTQGEI, from the coding sequence ATGCTTAGAATAGCCGTCATCGAAGATAATGAAGTTCAATCCAGACTCATAAAAGACTATGCAAACGAATGGGCAAATAAAAATAGTCTTTTGCCGGAAATTAAACTTTTTTCTTCAGGCGAACAGTTTTGGTTTGAATTTGAAGAGCTTTCCGATATAGATATCATCTTATTGGATATACAGATGTCTAGGATAAGCGGCATAGAGCTTGCCAAAAAAATAAGAAAAACAAAAAGCGATGCCGTTATCATCTTTATAACAGGTATACCCGACTATATGCAGGAAGGATACGATGTCGAAGCCTTGCACTATCTTTTAAAGCCTGTAAAAAAAGAAAAACTTTTTGATTGCTTGGATCGAGCCTTAAAAAAACAGGATAAAGTTAAAGAAGAAAATTTTGTATTTTCATGCGAAGGCCGCCTTACAACATTAAAGCAATCTGAAATTGTTTTTATAGAATCTATTTCACATAATTTAAAAATAAAAACTTTAAAAAGCGAGTACATAACAAGAATGAATTTATCGGAGGCGGAAGAAAAGTTAAATTCCAAACTATTTGTAAAAACTCATAGAGCCTTTATCGCAAACCTGATGCACATAAGGCAGCTTCAAAAAGACAAGGCCGTCCTTGCAGATAATACTTTAATTCCGATAAGCCGCAGGGAATATAAAAATGTCAACACCCTCTTTATCGGCTTTTTTACCCAAGGAGAAATCTGA
- a CDS encoding ABC transporter ATP-binding protein has translation MKTGIKDIIKFSYKTDKVLFTSLILEQIVSTADIFINLYLVKLIINAFIKGKTKEEILFLCLIALISNFVLILIKRFSEETQTNRFRIILYKRDMEINKKTMKLDYEFLEDTDLQLGLTKMREYDNFGNYGIYHVGRHFGAIINSVLTFIFAIIFSINLFTMQSELIPIANWLWNTIFILLFFSFSLISILASQKFNTKMQAMFDKDVVFLNRLFRAYMNINDDYKSGKDVRLYNYNLLTSVLKNSNNNVKNFYNRMSHNLFKCNVQTGLMTIFSSLLVYFYAGFKAYYGLIELGDIVQYTGIAVLTADAVTLIIMSISSLYANKDYFKTIFDYLNLSNGKYEGSLPIEKRDDNEYEFEFKNVGFKYPKTSKYVLQNVNLKFKIGQRLAIVGMNGSGKTTLIKLLTRFYDPTDGEILLNGINIQKYDYNEYLDIFSVVFQDFKLFSFMLGQNISASMEYDEKRAEEALTKAGFEKALQKMPQGLKTYLYQDYEEGGIEISGGEAQKIAMARAIYKDSPFIILDEPTAALDPISEFEIYSKFDNIIGNKTAVYISHRLSSCKFCNEIAVFDEGKLVQHGSHDALLQNKEGKYHELWNAQAQYYKEEEIEKLLK, from the coding sequence ATGAAAACAGGTATAAAAGATATTATTAAATTTTCTTATAAAACGGATAAGGTTTTATTTACATCATTAATTTTAGAACAAATTGTAAGTACAGCCGATATTTTTATAAACCTTTATTTGGTAAAACTCATCATCAATGCTTTTATAAAGGGTAAAACAAAAGAAGAAATATTATTTCTCTGTCTTATAGCTCTTATAAGTAATTTTGTTTTAATCTTGATAAAAAGATTTTCAGAAGAGACTCAAACTAACAGATTCCGTATCATACTGTATAAAAGGGATATGGAAATAAATAAAAAAACTATGAAACTCGATTACGAATTTTTGGAAGACACTGATCTTCAGTTGGGTCTTACAAAGATGAGAGAATATGACAACTTTGGAAATTACGGTATCTACCATGTAGGCAGACATTTCGGTGCAATAATAAACTCGGTATTGACTTTTATTTTTGCAATAATTTTTTCCATAAATCTTTTTACGATGCAATCGGAGCTTATTCCTATAGCCAACTGGCTATGGAATACAATTTTTATTCTTTTATTTTTTTCGTTTAGCCTTATTTCAATTCTGGCTTCTCAAAAATTTAATACCAAAATGCAAGCAATGTTTGATAAGGATGTCGTATTTTTAAACAGACTATTTCGTGCATATATGAATATTAACGATGATTATAAATCGGGAAAGGATGTCCGTCTTTATAATTACAATTTACTTACAAGTGTGTTAAAAAATTCCAATAATAATGTGAAAAATTTTTATAACCGGATGTCTCATAATTTATTTAAGTGCAATGTTCAAACGGGACTGATGACAATTTTTTCTTCTTTGCTTGTATACTTTTATGCAGGATTCAAAGCCTATTACGGTCTTATCGAGTTGGGAGATATTGTTCAGTATACGGGCATTGCAGTATTAACGGCCGATGCCGTAACTCTTATCATCATGTCGATTTCAAGTCTTTATGCCAATAAAGATTATTTTAAGACCATCTTCGATTATCTTAATTTATCGAACGGAAAATACGAAGGCTCTCTTCCGATTGAAAAACGGGATGATAACGAGTATGAGTTTGAATTTAAAAATGTCGGTTTTAAATATCCTAAAACTTCAAAATATGTTCTACAAAATGTGAACTTAAAATTTAAAATAGGACAAAGGCTTGCCATAGTGGGCATGAACGGCAGCGGAAAAACTACTTTGATAAAACTCCTCACCCGCTTTTATGATCCGACGGATGGCGAAATTTTATTAAACGGTATCAATATCCAAAAGTATGATTATAACGAGTATCTGGATATATTTTCGGTAGTCTTTCAGGATTTTAAACTTTTCTCTTTTATGCTGGGACAAAATATTTCAGCTTCGATGGAATATGATGAAAAAAGAGCGGAAGAAGCCTTAACCAAAGCCGGCTTTGAAAAGGCTTTACAAAAAATGCCGCAAGGTTTAAAAACCTATCTCTATCAAGACTATGAAGAAGGCGGAATCGAAATATCGGGCGGTGAAGCTCAAAAGATTGCGATGGCAAGGGCTATTTACAAGGATTCACCTTTTATAATACTAGATGAGCCGACCGCAGCTCTCGATCCTATTTCCGAATTTGAAATCTACTCAAAATTCGATAACATAATCGGAAACAAAACAGCCGTTTACATTTCGCACCGGCTTTCTTCATGTAAATTCTGTAATGAAATTGCCGTCTTTGATGAGGGCAAGTTGGTACAGCACGGCTCCCATGATGCTCTTCTTCAAAACAAAGAGGGTAAATACCATGAGCTCTGGAATGCCCAAGCTCAATATTATAAGGAAGAGGAAATTGAAAAGCTTTTAAAATAA